In the Mycolicibacter sp. MU0102 genome, one interval contains:
- the cysD gene encoding sulfate adenylyltransferase subunit CysD yields MTSNVTAPPEASTAGHYQLTHLRTLEAEAIHIIREVAAEFERPVLLFSGGKDSIVMLHLAVKAFAPGRLPFPVMHVDTGHNFDEVIAARDELVAQTGVRLVVASVQDDIDAGRVVDDGPSRNPLQTVTLLRAIRENKFDAAFGGARRDEEKARAKERVFSFRDEFGQWDPKAQRPELWNLYNGRHRAGEHIRAFPLSNWTEFDIWSYVGAEEIALPSIYFAHQRKVFRRDGMLLADHEFLRPVDGEEVFETSVRFRTVGDVTCTGCVESTAATVDEVIDETAVSRLTERGATRADDRISEAGMEDRKRQGYF; encoded by the coding sequence ATGACCAGTAACGTCACTGCGCCCCCCGAGGCCTCTACGGCCGGGCACTATCAGCTCACGCATCTGCGCACCCTGGAGGCCGAGGCCATCCACATCATCCGGGAGGTGGCGGCGGAGTTCGAGCGTCCGGTGCTGCTGTTCTCGGGCGGCAAGGACTCCATCGTCATGCTGCATCTGGCCGTCAAGGCGTTCGCGCCGGGCCGGCTGCCGTTCCCGGTGATGCATGTCGACACCGGCCACAACTTCGACGAGGTCATCGCCGCCCGCGACGAGCTGGTCGCCCAGACCGGGGTCCGGCTGGTGGTCGCCTCAGTGCAAGACGACATCGACGCTGGACGGGTGGTCGACGACGGGCCGTCGCGCAACCCGCTGCAGACCGTCACGTTGCTGCGGGCGATCCGCGAGAACAAGTTCGACGCCGCGTTCGGCGGTGCCCGCCGCGACGAGGAGAAGGCTCGCGCCAAGGAGCGGGTGTTCAGCTTCCGTGACGAGTTCGGCCAGTGGGACCCCAAGGCCCAACGGCCCGAGCTGTGGAACCTCTACAACGGGCGGCATCGGGCCGGCGAACACATCCGGGCGTTCCCGCTGTCGAACTGGACCGAGTTCGACATCTGGTCCTACGTCGGCGCGGAGGAAATCGCGCTGCCGTCAATCTATTTCGCGCACCAGCGCAAGGTGTTCCGGCGTGACGGCATGCTGCTGGCCGACCATGAGTTCCTGCGCCCCGTCGACGGGGAAGAGGTGTTCGAGACTTCGGTCCGGTTCCGCACCGTCGGCGACGTCACCTGCACAGGCTGCGTGGAATCCACGGCGGCCACCGTCGACGAGGTGATCGACGAGACCGCAGTGTCCCGGCTGACTGAGCGCGGGGCGACTCGCGCCGACGACCGGATCTCCGAAGCAGGCATGGAAGACCGCAAGAGGCAGGGGTATTTCTGA
- the cysC gene encoding adenylyl-sulfate kinase, which translates to MGAATTLLRIATAGSVDDGKSTLIGRLLFDSKAVMEDQLASVERTSRERGHDYTDLALVTDGLRAEREQGITIDVAYRYFATPKRKFIIADTPGHIQYTRNMVTGASTAQLAIVLVDARHGLQEQSRRHTFLASLLGIRHIVLAVNKMDLIDWDAEKFEAIRDDFHSFATRLDVHDVTTIPISALLGDNVVTKSDKTPFYDGPALLSHLEEVYIAGDRNLVDVRFPVQYVIRPQTHEHADHRSYAGTVASGVLRPGDDVVVLPSGKPSRIAAIEGPNGTVAEAFPPMAVSVSLTDDIDISRGDMIARTNNQPRVVQDFDATVCWMADGATLQPGNDYIIKHTTRTTRVKVMALDYRLDVNTLHRDKEANTLKLNELGRVSLRSQVPLMLDEFTRNDATGSFILIDQATNGTVAAGMVLRDVSPRVSSPNTVRHESLVTATDRLSKGRTVWLTGLSGAGKSSVAMRVEQLLLERGTPAYVLDGDNLRHGLNADLGFSMADRAENLRRLAHVATLLADSGQIVLVPAISPLIEHRQLARQVHTDAGFDFVEVFCDTSLEECEQRDPKGLYAKARAGLITHFTGIDSPYQRPRNPDVRLSSQNSVDEQARQVIAAIDDRK; encoded by the coding sequence ATGGGTGCGGCAACCACGCTGCTTCGTATCGCCACGGCCGGATCGGTCGACGACGGCAAGTCCACGCTGATCGGACGGCTGCTGTTCGATTCCAAGGCCGTCATGGAGGACCAGCTGGCCTCGGTCGAGCGCACCTCCCGGGAGCGCGGTCACGACTACACCGACCTGGCCCTGGTGACCGACGGTCTGCGCGCCGAGCGCGAGCAGGGCATCACGATCGATGTCGCTTACCGCTACTTCGCAACGCCCAAGCGGAAATTCATCATCGCCGACACCCCGGGGCACATCCAGTACACCCGCAACATGGTGACCGGAGCCTCGACCGCCCAGCTGGCGATCGTGCTGGTCGACGCGCGGCACGGGCTGCAGGAGCAGTCCCGCCGGCACACCTTCCTGGCGTCGCTGCTGGGGATCCGTCACATTGTGTTGGCGGTCAACAAGATGGATCTGATCGACTGGGACGCCGAGAAGTTCGAAGCGATCCGCGACGACTTCCACTCGTTCGCCACCCGCCTGGACGTGCACGACGTGACGACCATCCCGATCTCGGCGCTGCTCGGCGACAACGTGGTGACCAAGTCCGACAAGACGCCCTTCTACGACGGTCCGGCGCTGCTGTCGCATCTGGAAGAGGTCTACATCGCCGGTGACCGCAACCTGGTCGACGTGCGGTTCCCGGTGCAGTACGTGATCCGCCCGCAGACCCACGAGCACGCCGATCACCGTAGCTACGCCGGCACGGTGGCCAGTGGTGTGCTGCGTCCCGGCGACGACGTCGTGGTGCTGCCCTCGGGCAAGCCGAGCCGGATCGCCGCGATCGAGGGTCCCAACGGCACAGTGGCCGAAGCGTTTCCGCCGATGGCGGTCTCGGTGAGCCTCACCGACGACATCGACATCTCCCGCGGCGACATGATCGCCCGCACCAACAACCAGCCGCGCGTGGTCCAGGACTTCGACGCCACCGTGTGTTGGATGGCCGACGGTGCGACGCTGCAGCCGGGCAACGACTACATCATCAAGCACACCACCCGGACCACCCGGGTGAAGGTGATGGCGCTGGACTACCGCCTCGACGTCAATACCTTGCACCGCGACAAAGAGGCGAACACGTTGAAGCTCAACGAGCTCGGCCGCGTCTCGCTGCGCTCGCAGGTGCCGCTGATGCTCGACGAGTTCACCCGCAACGACGCCACCGGCTCGTTCATCCTGATCGACCAGGCGACCAACGGGACCGTGGCCGCCGGCATGGTGCTGCGCGACGTCTCGCCGCGCGTGTCGAGCCCCAACACGGTGCGGCACGAGTCGCTGGTCACCGCGACCGACCGGTTGTCCAAGGGCCGCACCGTGTGGCTGACCGGCCTGTCCGGCGCGGGCAAGTCGTCGGTGGCGATGCGTGTCGAACAGCTGTTGCTCGAAAGGGGAACGCCGGCTTACGTTCTCGACGGCGACAACCTGCGGCACGGCCTCAATGCCGACCTGGGCTTCTCGATGGCCGACCGTGCCGAGAATCTGCGGCGGCTGGCGCACGTGGCCACCCTGCTGGCCGACTCCGGCCAGATCGTGTTGGTGCCGGCGATCAGCCCGCTGATCGAGCATCGCCAGCTGGCCCGCCAGGTGCACACCGACGCCGGGTTCGACTTCGTCGAGGTGTTCTGCGACACCTCGTTGGAGGAGTGCGAGCAGCGTGACCCCAAGGGGCTCTACGCGAAGGCGCGCGCGGGACTGATCACGCACTTCACCGGTATCGACAGCCCGTATCAGCGGCCGCGGAACCCCGACGTGCGGCTGAGCTCGCAGAACAGCGTCGACGAGCAGGCCCGCCAGGTCATCGCGGCGATCGACGACCGCAAGTGA
- a CDS encoding 3'(2'),5'-bisphosphate nucleotidase CysQ: MNDHQLAAHLAAEAGRLLLRVREELADATEAERKAAGDQRSHDFLMAALASERPDDAVLSEEGADNPVRLAAERVWIVDPLDGTREFSELGRDDWAVHVALWQAGELSAGAVALPARDSTLATPVVPAPPAYQGAPRIAVSRSRPPAIAEAVRERLDGVLVPMGSAGVKVASVVAGTTDVYVHAGGQYEWDSAAPVAVARAAGLHTSRIDGSPLVYNRADPLLPDLVVCRPEYTQEVLAAIS; encoded by the coding sequence GTGAACGATCACCAGCTGGCCGCGCACCTGGCCGCCGAGGCGGGCCGGCTGCTGCTGCGCGTCCGCGAGGAACTGGCCGACGCGACAGAGGCGGAACGGAAGGCGGCCGGCGACCAGCGTTCGCACGACTTCCTGATGGCCGCACTGGCCAGTGAGCGGCCCGACGACGCGGTGCTGTCCGAGGAGGGCGCCGACAACCCGGTCCGCCTGGCCGCCGAGCGGGTGTGGATCGTCGACCCGCTGGACGGCACCCGGGAGTTCAGCGAACTCGGCCGCGACGACTGGGCCGTGCACGTGGCGCTGTGGCAAGCCGGCGAGTTGTCCGCCGGGGCGGTGGCGCTGCCCGCGCGGGACAGCACGCTGGCCACCCCGGTGGTTCCCGCACCGCCCGCATATCAGGGGGCGCCCCGTATCGCGGTGTCACGCAGCCGTCCGCCCGCGATCGCCGAAGCGGTTCGCGAGCGACTGGACGGCGTGCTGGTGCCGATGGGCTCGGCCGGAGTGAAGGTGGCCTCCGTCGTGGCGGGCACCACCGATGTCTACGTGCACGCCGGCGGGCAGTACGAGTGGGACTCGGCGGCCCCGGTGGCGGTGGCCCGGGCCGCAGGCCTGCACACCTCGCGCATCGACGGTTCACCGCTGGTCTACAACCGGGCCGACCCATTGCTGCCCGACCTGGTGGTGTGCCGCCCCGAATACACGCAAGAGGTGCTCGCAGCGATCAGCTGA
- a CDS encoding Rrf2 family transcriptional regulator gives MRMSAKAEYAVRAMVQLATAEPGALVKTDEIAAAQGIPAQFLVDILSDLRTDRLVRSQRGRDGGYELARAATAISVADVLRCIDGPLASVRDIGMGDLPYAGPTAALTDVWRALRASMRSVLEQTSLADVASGDLPAHVAELATDYRTQERQRGHTPG, from the coding sequence ATGCGCATGTCGGCCAAGGCGGAGTACGCGGTGCGAGCGATGGTCCAACTGGCCACCGCCGAGCCCGGCGCCTTGGTCAAGACCGACGAAATAGCGGCCGCGCAGGGCATTCCGGCGCAGTTCCTCGTCGACATCCTGTCCGATCTGCGCACCGACCGGCTGGTGCGCAGCCAGCGCGGCCGCGACGGCGGCTACGAGCTGGCCAGGGCGGCCACCGCGATCAGCGTCGCCGACGTGTTGCGTTGCATCGACGGCCCGCTGGCCAGTGTGCGGGACATCGGCATGGGCGATCTGCCCTACGCCGGCCCGACGGCCGCGTTGACCGACGTGTGGCGGGCATTGCGGGCCAGCATGCGCTCGGTGCTCGAGCAGACCAGCCTGGCCGACGTGGCGTCGGGCGATCTGCCGGCGCACGTCGCCGAACTGGCCACCGACTACCGCACCCAGGAACGCCAGCGCGGCCACACGCCGGGCTAG
- a CDS encoding VOC family protein: MGISFNHTIVAAHDKQESAAFLAELFGLPAPQPFGRFQVVALDHQASLDYADVPAGEEIRPQHYAFLVSESDFDAIYAKISERGLAHWADPSGDHPGEVNHRDGGRGVYFPDPAGHHMEILTRSYGTGG, from the coding sequence ATGGGTATCTCGTTCAACCACACGATCGTGGCCGCGCACGACAAACAGGAGTCGGCAGCTTTTCTGGCCGAGCTGTTCGGCCTGCCCGCACCGCAGCCGTTCGGCCGCTTCCAAGTCGTCGCACTCGATCACCAGGCCAGCCTCGATTACGCCGACGTGCCGGCCGGCGAGGAGATCCGGCCACAGCACTACGCGTTCTTAGTCTCCGAATCCGACTTCGACGCGATCTACGCCAAGATCTCCGAGCGCGGGCTGGCGCATTGGGCAGATCCCAGCGGTGACCACCCCGGCGAGGTCAATCACCGTGACGGCGGGCGCGGCGTGTACTTCCCCGACCCGGCCGGGCACCACATGGAGATTCTCACCCGGTCGTACGGGACCGGCGGTTAG
- a CDS encoding LLM class flavin-dependent oxidoreductase — MTMPVMEPDLDATLLRDWARTIDDGPFSSLAWGERIAFTNPDSLTLLGALSAWTERVRLVTTVIVPQLHDPVMLAKALATADLLSQGRLTVGLGVGGREEDYRAVGAEPATQTMAEMAAAVAIMRRVWAGEKLTESVLPVGPAPTQPGGPPLVVGTTGPKTLRSAASWAEGLAGITLDLDVAKQNELFDVARDAWRQAGRAKPYLATSFWFALGDREEARDQVRRHLLRYMNWIPAEYVEAMAPTTGWAGSEDELAEVLRRFAAVGTDEVHLIPTSSDLGQLRCVADVVAEVSRAG; from the coding sequence ATGACCATGCCCGTGATGGAACCGGACCTCGATGCAACGCTGCTGCGAGACTGGGCGCGCACCATCGACGACGGGCCGTTCTCGTCGCTGGCCTGGGGTGAGCGAATCGCGTTCACCAACCCCGACAGCCTGACCCTGCTGGGTGCGCTGTCGGCGTGGACCGAGCGGGTGCGCCTGGTGACCACGGTGATCGTCCCGCAACTGCACGACCCGGTCATGCTGGCCAAGGCGCTGGCCACCGCGGACCTGCTCAGCCAGGGCCGGCTCACCGTCGGGCTTGGCGTGGGCGGCCGCGAGGAGGACTACCGGGCCGTCGGTGCTGAACCGGCGACGCAGACCATGGCCGAGATGGCCGCAGCCGTGGCGATCATGCGGCGCGTCTGGGCGGGGGAGAAGCTCACCGAGTCGGTGCTGCCGGTCGGCCCGGCACCGACGCAGCCCGGCGGGCCGCCGCTGGTGGTCGGTACAACCGGGCCGAAGACCCTGCGCAGCGCGGCTTCCTGGGCCGAAGGCCTGGCCGGCATCACCTTGGATCTCGACGTCGCCAAACAGAACGAACTGTTTGACGTCGCGCGCGACGCCTGGCGGCAGGCGGGTCGCGCCAAGCCGTATCTGGCGACGTCGTTCTGGTTCGCCCTCGGGGATCGGGAGGAAGCCCGCGATCAGGTGCGCCGGCACCTGCTGCGCTATATGAACTGGATTCCCGCGGAGTATGTCGAGGCGATGGCCCCGACCACCGGCTGGGCCGGCAGCGAGGACGAGTTGGCCGAGGTTCTGCGCCGGTTTGCGGCGGTGGGCACCGACGAGGTCCATCTGATCCCGACCAGCTCTGACCTGGGTCAACTGCGCTGCGTAGCCGATGTGGTCGCCGAGGTCAGCCGGGCCGGCTGA